A single Photobacterium toruni DNA region contains:
- a CDS encoding Ig-like domain-containing protein, producing MKKINKITAAIVSAILSGNVYAADTRIVSFVPGETIVQNGDVVAYNGTCFVAKNNPGVWESPSADSWFWDSAECSGEPNPNPNPNPTPDPEPNPDLDGVIPFIPGTTQVKNGDVVSYDGQCFIAQNNPGIWEAPSASSWFWKLTECSDEPSPEPDVTELSILSPVAGQLVKINEAIVIKANIEGELASKVEFWVNNTKLAEKVITQNTMLYAQTWTPSEAGSAVINVFVFDKNNQKIEQQSVAVKIEAEGNEDFTAPVVSFISPANGATVNKTDTVSIAVNASDADKDLTTVVINANNQQICSFDAAVATTFSCDWQPTQSGSVTLSAIATDAQDLSSSTRLTITVKEETIEPPVTPPGGLCEEFNVYPDWTRGDHATGGDIMVHNNIAYSAVYWTQTTPGSDSSWALHLNCDGSEPGTAPLLSLPNPMDPVRLEVAGWPNTFVVASPSSTAPATLTIETSKSADLANVDKLTASFVSMIEMATQADSAAIIITSDVLDKATQDKALSSQTIAVKEALIKAVDSTGSNIDIDAINALSNDLQGWAQAHNLIVSTVAPQSSFGWSLSIGDFAFNTHSGRQSVWNAASNYTADLLDKLALYKADSATKADFVAFTKSSVTAPLSSDQWHNALEYVKQVTDFVKTPAMLANMSTDQAASYFMGDTTHKAQLRKAAYSNVFALLFDKNSANLTAQIESYQAAKLPLYYVGKELEKGSLTRIEALNRELTSAANVMDNEAFLYETPQSQWVPSTVYKWNDFLDGLNAMHNIGVAGNKFWLLNDEADDATNITYAKVAIAAFLAQSMQETIRYNACDENNWSEIKYGAPADYPMSASCGQLGQKYADYGVNPNSGLDYAYSCPRDNKMEVSALTHAKWYGAPAPVFAAPNAVLEERGLLVNGHVGRWTNSGHCNDEPETVDTSKQVWERDTCKTYVGQKAGTFIWDGSSQESVEGCGWWGRGVIQTTGRQNFGTLNHYLGRSHVDPATIGQTIDGVTVEAPPANPLYADLDFCSNPGLICSSEENKEIKWIAGLFYWVTSVQAYSDEGGQYADWNYYNELKKYVDSGLKGTDFIDDVSGIVNRGCPDSVCSTGEVHNAKERQANFKLVLEKLGLNPQL from the coding sequence GTGAAAAAAATAAATAAAATAACAGCAGCTATTGTTAGCGCTATTCTTAGTGGTAATGTTTACGCTGCTGACACTCGTATTGTTTCTTTTGTTCCTGGAGAAACAATTGTTCAGAATGGTGATGTGGTTGCTTATAATGGCACATGTTTTGTTGCTAAAAATAACCCTGGAGTATGGGAATCACCAAGTGCCGATTCATGGTTTTGGGATTCAGCAGAATGTTCAGGTGAGCCTAATCCTAATCCTAATCCAAACCCAACGCCCGATCCTGAACCCAACCCTGATCTTGATGGAGTTATTCCTTTCATTCCTGGCACAACACAAGTCAAAAATGGTGATGTTGTATCCTATGACGGTCAGTGCTTTATTGCTCAAAATAATCCAGGTATATGGGAAGCACCAAGTGCCAGCTCATGGTTCTGGAAGTTAACAGAATGTTCTGATGAGCCGTCGCCTGAGCCAGATGTGACCGAATTGTCAATTTTATCGCCAGTGGCTGGTCAGTTAGTTAAAATTAATGAAGCCATTGTAATAAAAGCGAACATTGAGGGTGAATTAGCATCAAAAGTAGAGTTTTGGGTTAATAACACTAAATTAGCGGAAAAAGTGATTACTCAAAATACGATGCTTTACGCTCAAACTTGGACGCCAAGTGAAGCGGGCAGTGCCGTCATTAATGTGTTTGTATTTGATAAAAATAATCAAAAAATCGAACAACAATCAGTTGCTGTGAAAATCGAAGCTGAAGGTAATGAAGATTTTACCGCGCCAGTGGTGAGCTTTATTTCTCCAGCGAATGGCGCAACGGTAAATAAAACAGATACCGTCTCTATTGCTGTTAACGCATCAGATGCAGATAAAGACTTAACGACAGTGGTTATTAATGCTAATAATCAACAAATTTGTAGCTTTGATGCCGCTGTAGCAACTACATTTAGTTGTGATTGGCAGCCGACTCAATCTGGTAGCGTAACACTCAGTGCTATCGCAACGGATGCACAAGATCTTTCTTCTAGCACCCGTTTAACTATTACCGTTAAAGAAGAAACCATCGAGCCACCAGTAACACCGCCAGGCGGATTGTGTGAAGAGTTTAATGTTTACCCCGACTGGACGCGTGGCGATCATGCAACGGGTGGTGACATTATGGTGCATAATAATATTGCTTACTCAGCTGTTTATTGGACTCAAACAACCCCTGGTAGTGATAGCTCATGGGCGCTGCATCTAAATTGTGATGGTTCAGAGCCGGGCACTGCGCCACTGCTTTCGCTACCAAACCCGATGGATCCTGTCCGTCTGGAAGTTGCAGGTTGGCCAAATACTTTTGTGGTTGCAAGTCCATCATCAACTGCGCCTGCTACATTAACTATTGAGACAAGTAAGAGCGCAGATTTAGCCAATGTTGATAAGCTAACAGCATCGTTTGTATCAATGATTGAAATGGCAACTCAAGCGGATTCCGCAGCAATTATTATCACGAGTGATGTGCTTGATAAGGCAACGCAAGACAAGGCTTTATCGTCACAAACTATTGCGGTTAAAGAAGCATTAATCAAAGCTGTTGATAGTACTGGTAGTAACATTGATATTGATGCAATCAATGCCCTGAGCAACGATCTACAAGGCTGGGCGCAAGCACATAACTTGATCGTATCAACTGTTGCACCACAATCTTCATTTGGTTGGTCGCTATCGATTGGTGATTTTGCATTTAATACCCATTCAGGTCGTCAGTCAGTATGGAATGCGGCGTCTAATTACACCGCTGATTTACTGGATAAATTAGCGCTTTATAAAGCCGATAGTGCAACTAAAGCTGATTTTGTGGCGTTCACTAAATCAAGTGTAACCGCGCCATTATCAAGTGATCAATGGCACAACGCGCTAGAATACGTTAAGCAAGTAACTGATTTTGTAAAAACACCTGCGATGCTGGCAAATATGTCAACAGATCAAGCAGCGAGCTATTTTATGGGAGATACAACGCATAAAGCTCAACTGCGTAAAGCAGCTTACAGCAATGTTTTTGCACTTTTGTTTGATAAAAACAGCGCTAATTTAACCGCGCAAATTGAATCTTATCAAGCTGCTAAACTGCCACTGTACTATGTTGGTAAAGAGCTAGAAAAAGGCTCACTAACCCGTATTGAAGCACTTAACCGTGAGTTAACCAGTGCCGCGAATGTGATGGATAACGAGGCATTTCTGTATGAAACACCACAATCACAGTGGGTGCCATCGACGGTTTATAAATGGAATGACTTCCTTGATGGTCTAAATGCCATGCATAACATTGGCGTTGCGGGGAATAAATTCTGGCTTTTAAATGATGAAGCAGATGATGCAACTAACATCACTTATGCGAAAGTTGCAATTGCTGCATTCTTAGCTCAAAGCATGCAAGAAACTATTCGTTACAATGCGTGTGATGAGAATAACTGGTCTGAAATTAAATACGGTGCACCAGCGGATTATCCGATGTCAGCAAGTTGTGGTCAGTTAGGACAGAAATACGCAGACTACGGCGTAAACCCTAATTCTGGTCTAGATTATGCTTACTCTTGTCCTCGTGATAACAAGATGGAAGTCAGTGCGTTAACGCATGCTAAATGGTATGGCGCGCCAGCACCAGTGTTTGCAGCACCGAATGCCGTATTAGAAGAGCGTGGTTTACTGGTGAATGGTCATGTTGGTCGTTGGACGAACAGCGGTCACTGTAATGATGAACCAGAGACAGTTGATACCTCAAAGCAAGTGTGGGAACGCGATACGTGTAAAACGTACGTTGGTCAAAAGGCAGGTACATTTATTTGGGATGGTAGCAGCCAAGAAAGTGTTGAAGGTTGTGGCTGGTGGGGACGTGGTGTTATTCAAACTACAGGTCGTCAGAACTTTGGTACGCTGAACCATTACCTAGGTCGCTCACATGTTGATCCTGCAACAATTGGTCAAACAATTGATGGTGTAACCGTTGAAGCGCCACCGGCAAATCCACTGTATGCTGATCTTGATTTCTGTTCGAACCCAGGCTTGATTTGTAGCTCAGAAGAGAACAAAGAGATCAAATGGATCGCAGGTTTATTCTACTGGGTAACATCAGTGCAAGCATATTCTGATGAAGGTGGTCAATATGCAGATTGGAACTATTATAACGAACTGAAAAAGTACGTTGATAGCGGACTAAAAGGAACTGATTTTATTGATGATGTTTCAGGTATTGTGAACCGTGGTTGTCCAGATTCTGTTTGTTCAACTGGCGAAGTACATAATGCGAAAGAGCGTCAAGCTAACTTTAAGCTAGTGTTAGAAAAGTTAGGTCTTAATCCGCAATTATAA
- the norV gene encoding anaerobic nitric oxide reductase flavorubredoxin translates to MAVHVKNNITWVGQRDWEVRDFHGTEYKTTRGTSYNSYLIREGKNVLIDTVDHKFTLAFLQNLEQEIDLNDIDFIVINHAEEDHAGALSELMSRIPNTPIYCTENAIDSIVGHHHHPEWNFNTVKTGDTLDIGNGKALVFVETPMLHWPDSMMTYMTEDAVLFSNDAFGQHYCDERLFNDEVDQNELLDQCLRYYSNILTPFSPLVTNKIKEVLGFNLPVDMVATSHGVIWRDNPTQIIEKYLEWANQYQENRITIFYDSMSNNTRMMADAIAQGITEEDDQVIVRIFNVARHDKNEILANMFRSKGVLVGSSTMNNVMMPKVAGLLEEITGLRFKNKRAGAFGSYGWNGGAVDRIHARLTDAGFFTTIGLKTKWRPDGKALQECRDHGKKIAKEWAQNERPYDNYTPFTTEVTPATAIQVAIDIPEIVQQTCIVEEIEPAINTATTCCSQAGDGQKMLCTVCQWVYDPALGEPNQDVAPGTAWEDVPDSFLCPECGIGKEVFEPIN, encoded by the coding sequence ATGGCTGTTCATGTTAAAAACAATATTACTTGGGTTGGACAACGTGATTGGGAAGTACGTGACTTTCATGGCACTGAATATAAAACAACCCGTGGTACAAGCTATAACAGTTATTTAATTCGTGAAGGCAAAAATGTACTCATCGATACCGTTGATCATAAATTTACATTAGCTTTCTTACAAAATTTAGAACAAGAAATTGATCTAAACGATATTGATTTCATTGTAATTAACCATGCAGAAGAAGATCATGCTGGTGCACTAAGTGAATTAATGAGCCGCATTCCGAATACACCTATCTATTGTACTGAAAATGCTATTGATTCAATCGTTGGTCACCACCACCACCCTGAATGGAACTTTAATACTGTAAAAACGGGTGATACGCTCGATATTGGTAATGGTAAAGCATTAGTGTTTGTTGAAACACCAATGCTGCACTGGCCGGATAGCATGATGACTTACATGACAGAAGATGCTGTTCTATTTAGTAATGATGCTTTTGGTCAACATTACTGTGATGAGCGCCTATTTAATGACGAAGTTGACCAAAACGAGTTACTTGATCAATGCTTACGTTATTACTCTAATATTCTGACACCATTTAGCCCATTAGTTACCAATAAAATTAAAGAAGTTCTAGGCTTTAATCTTCCTGTTGATATGGTTGCAACATCACACGGTGTAATCTGGCGTGATAACCCAACTCAAATTATTGAAAAATACCTTGAGTGGGCTAATCAATATCAAGAAAATCGCATTACTATTTTCTATGATTCTATGTCAAATAATACTCGTATGATGGCAGATGCTATCGCACAAGGGATCACTGAAGAAGATGATCAAGTTATTGTGCGGATTTTTAATGTCGCTCGTCATGATAAAAATGAAATTCTTGCTAATATGTTCCGTTCTAAAGGTGTACTTGTCGGCTCATCAACAATGAATAACGTTATGATGCCTAAAGTTGCTGGTTTACTAGAAGAAATCACAGGCTTACGTTTTAAAAATAAAAGAGCGGGTGCATTTGGTAGCTACGGTTGGAATGGTGGTGCTGTTGATCGTATTCATGCACGCTTAACTGATGCTGGTTTCTTTACTACAATTGGTCTTAAAACTAAGTGGCGTCCAGATGGTAAAGCACTGCAAGAATGCCGTGATCATGGTAAAAAAATAGCCAAAGAATGGGCGCAAAACGAACGTCCTTATGATAACTACACACCTTTCACTACCGAAGTAACACCAGCAACGGCAATACAAGTTGCGATTGATATTCCTGAAATAGTACAACAAACATGTATTGTTGAAGAAATAGAGCCAGCAATAAATACAGCAACGACATGTTGCTCGCAGGCTGGCGATGGTCAAAAAATGTTATGTACTGTCTGTCAGTGGGTTTACGATCCAGCACTAGGAGAACCTAATCAAGATGTAGCCCCAGGCACTGCTTGGGAAGATGTTCCTGACAGTTTTCTTTGCCCTGAATGTGGCATTGGTAAAGAAGTCTTTGAACCTATTAACTAA
- the norW gene encoding NADH:flavorubredoxin reductase NorW, translated as MSNPIIVIGSGFAAYQWVKSFRKLDQHTAITLVTADQGADYSKPELSHVFSRNQQATDLIKQTAIEFAAEHNIELITDTVIKEINTAQQWVYFNQQQLHYSSLIIATGATSFIPNFAGNATDKIITLNSLSELQQNQLQINAAKHITILGAGLIGTEIAIDLATAGKQITLCDKAAAMMPALLPEFIAAELHQILSQNDIDLQLNATINEINTAGEKMIVSLQGKEDIHTDIIIAAMGLAPRIQLAQQAGINTNRGIIVNNMLETSATNVYAIGDCAEIDGKISAFIQPIMLSAIALAKTLAGTPTPLSLPPMLIKAKTPWLPLSLAGITTAMDIHWQIERDHEGYIAKAHTADQSLIGFIASHNKQKQVFALLRQLPPTL; from the coding sequence ATGTCAAATCCAATTATTGTCATTGGTAGTGGCTTTGCTGCTTACCAGTGGGTGAAATCGTTTAGAAAATTAGATCAACATACTGCCATTACTTTAGTCACCGCAGATCAAGGTGCTGATTATTCTAAACCTGAACTAAGTCATGTATTTAGTCGTAATCAACAAGCAACAGATCTTATTAAACAAACAGCGATTGAGTTTGCAGCAGAGCATAATATTGAATTAATAACAGACACCGTTATTAAAGAAATTAATACTGCACAACAATGGGTATATTTTAATCAGCAACAATTGCACTATTCTTCATTGATTATTGCAACTGGCGCAACCTCATTTATACCAAATTTTGCAGGTAATGCGACAGATAAGATCATCACATTAAATAGCTTGTCTGAATTACAGCAAAATCAATTACAAATAAATGCCGCAAAGCATATTACTATTTTAGGGGCTGGTTTAATTGGCACTGAAATCGCGATTGATCTAGCTACTGCCGGTAAACAAATTACGTTGTGTGATAAAGCCGCTGCCATGATGCCCGCTTTACTGCCAGAGTTTATAGCTGCAGAACTGCACCAAATATTAAGTCAAAACGATATCGATCTTCAGCTAAACGCCACCATCAATGAAATTAATACTGCTGGTGAGAAAATGATAGTTTCGCTACAAGGAAAAGAAGATATACATACAGATATTATCATTGCTGCGATGGGACTAGCACCAAGAATTCAATTAGCACAACAAGCTGGAATCAATACCAATCGGGGCATTATCGTCAATAATATGCTAGAAACCTCAGCAACTAATGTCTACGCTATTGGGGATTGTGCTGAGATCGACGGTAAAATCAGTGCGTTTATTCAACCTATCATGTTATCAGCAATAGCACTTGCAAAAACATTAGCAGGAACACCTACACCATTATCACTGCCACCAATGTTAATTAAAGCAAAAACACCGTGGTTGCCATTAAGTTTGGCAGGGATCACAACTGCTATGGATATCCATTGGCAGATTGAACGTGATCATGAAGGTTATATTGCTAAAGCACATACGGCAGATCAATCATTAATAGGATTTATCGCTTCTCATAATAAACAAAAACAAGTATTTGCATTATTAAGACAATTACCACCTACTTTATAA